The Dehalococcoidales bacterium DNA window GCTCAGCCTCCAGGCCACGCCTGTCCAGTTCTGCCCTGACGCGTGCTATCTTTTCCGGCATATCTTTGATGAAGGTCTGTCCGCCGAACCCGGGATTTACCGTCATTACCAGGACCAGGTCTACCGAGGGCAATATCTCCTCAAGAGAGCCGATTGGTGTGGCCGGATTAAGGGAGACGCCCGCCTTCTTACCCAACTCCTTGATGCGCTGGATAGTGCGGTACAGGTGTGTGGCGGCCTCCACGTGAACGGTGATGATGTCCGCCCCGGCGGCGGCGAACTGGTCAATATGGTGCTCCGGTGCTTCGACCATCAGGTGGACGTCCAGGGGCAGGTCCGTCCAGGGACGTAGCGCACTCACCATCTGTGCACCCACAGTCACCGGCGGCACGAAATGCCCATCCATCACGTCTATGTGGATATAATCGGCCCCCGCCCTGGT harbors:
- the rpe gene encoding ribulose-phosphate 3-epimerase, giving the protein MTGERRIKIAPSILSADYARLGEVVTEATRAGADYIHIDVMDGHFVPPVTVGAQMVSALRPWTDLPLDVHLMVEAPEHHIDQFAAAGADIITVHVEAATHLYRTIQRIKELGKKAGVSLNPATPIGSLEEILPSVDLVLVMTVNPGFGGQTFIKDMPEKIARVRAELDRRGLEAELEVDGGISAATAPLVVRAGATVLVAGAAIFATGEPVKDSLEKIRASLW